The proteins below come from a single Chelmon rostratus isolate fCheRos1 chromosome 10, fCheRos1.pri, whole genome shotgun sequence genomic window:
- the dclre1b gene encoding 5' exonuclease Apollo, whose product MSGSGKVVPHTPLAVDFWHIRKCPGTRLFFLSHMHSDHTVGLTSTWSNRPIYCSPTTATLLRLKLQVKEKWIHPLELGEPYLLPLDDIGKERLTVTLIDANHCPGAVMFLFEGYFGSILYTGDFRYTPSMLREPCLRTNTTIDILYLDNTNCDPNRTLPSRQRATQQIKEIIRGHPNHSVVIGLYSLGKESLLLELAMEFKTWIEVSFERMETLRALELPDVFTTDPGAGRIRVVEQSAICSATVLQWNKEQPTLAILPTSRPLVSFHPNVHVVPYSDHSSYQELEDFVSALKPTSVLPIVGNYVPGSLSALVPSRKRHEILVPESVRHYMLRQPESQLRSSACSSLHHRQFQPLAPKGVIFESPVRGSRKSCDEAWGAECQEQDASEEDMDTESSEKDSECILIDLSKDLLPNRRRRGARDMWSLNIVQTVSKDVAETEPLGQLAQSDFAPVEILTNTCLKPVRTTRRPFEANTKTINETSSNDNTNQCSRHGSAQNNHTLLDSDSTSQHSGHGIDQDVDMPNINNTSWQSGQGTDQNDSVTLLQSSLDNDSCTSSASLTELRRQCIEELENSILNDLPFTEEDFKTWGLMPQSFVQQFPLCPLYHAKEHGISESNVT is encoded by the exons ATGTCAGGCAGCGGGAAAGTCGTCCCGCACACCCCGCTGGCCGTAGACTTCTGGCATATTCGGAAGTGTCCAGGCACACGGCTGTTTTTCCTGTCCCACATGCACAGCGACCACACGGTGGGTTTGACCTCTACCTGGAGCAACCGGCCCATTTACTGCTCACCAACCACTGCCACCCTGCTCAGACTCAAGCTGCAG GTGAAAGAAAAGTGGATCCATCCATTAGAGCTAGGTGAGCCATACCTTCTGCCACTGGATGACATCGGCAAAGAGAGGCTGACGGTCACACTGATAGATGCCAACCACTGTCCAGGGGCTGTCATGTTTCTCTTCGAGGGCTACTTTGGCTCCATACTGTACACTG GTGACTTCAGATATACCCCCTCCATGTTGCGTGAGCCGTGCTTGAGGACCAACACCACTATAGATATCCTTTACCTGGACAACACCAACTGTGACCCCAACCGCACTCTCCCCTCCAGACAACGAGCCACTCAACAAATCAAAGAAATCATCCGCGGCCACCCCAACCACAGTGTTGTCATAG GCCTGTATTCACTGGGAAAAGAGtccctgctgctggagctggcgATGGAGTTTAAAACTTGGATCGAGGTGAGCTTTGAGAGGATGGAAACCCTCAGAGCCCTGGAGTTGCCCGACGTCTTCACCACTGACCCAGGAGCCGGTCGTATCCGTGTCGTGGAGCAGTCGGCAATCTGCTCTGCCACTGTACTCCAGTGGAACAAAGAACAACCCACTTTGGCCATCTTACCTACCAGCAGGCCCCTGGTCTCTTTTCACCCCAATGTCCATGTGGTGCCCTACTCCGACCACTCCTCTTACCAAGAGCTGGAGGATTTTGTCTCTGCACTTAAGCCTACCTCCGTTTTACCCATTGTGGGAAACTACGTACCTGGAAGCCTCTCTGCCTTAGTGCCCAGCAGAAAGCGCCATGAAATCTTGGTGCCTGAGTCAGTCCGACACTACATGTTGAGACAGCCTGAGAGCCAACTCAGATCATCAGCATGCAGCAGCCTTCACCACAGACAGTTTCAGCCTCTTGCTCCCAAAGGGGTGATATTTGAGTCTCCTGTAAGGGGATCCAGGAAGTCATGTGATGAAGCCTGGGGTGCAGAGTGCCAGGAGCAAGATGCCTCTGAGGAAGACATGGACacagaaagtagtgaaaaaGACTCTGAGTGTATCCTTATTGACCTGAGCAAGGACCTCCTCCCTAACAGACGCAGAAGAGGGGCTAGAGACATGTGGAGCCTCAACATCGTCCAGACAGTGTCTAAAGATGTGGCAGAAACGGAGCCACTCGGTCAACTCGCCCAGAGCGACTTTGCTCCAGTGGAGATCCTGACAAACACCTGCTTGAAGCCTGTCAGGACCACAAGAAGGCCTTTTGAAGCAAATACCAAAACAATCAATGAGACATCATCTAACGATAACACTAATCAGTGTAGCAGACATGGAAGTgctcaaaacaaccacacatTGTTAGACAGTGATAGCACGAGTCAGCACAGTGGACATGGAATTGATCAGGACGTCGACATGCCAAATATCAATAACACGAGTTGGCAAAGCGGACAGGGAACCGATCAGAATGACAGCGTGACATTATTGCAGAGCAGCCTTGATAACGATTCCTGCACTTCATCTGCCTCCTTGACCGAGCTGCGGCGTCAGTGTATAGAGGAGCTCGAAAACAGTATTTTGAATGATCTCCCCTTTACAGAGGAGGACTTTAAGACATGGGGCCTCATGCCGCAGAGCTTTGTGCAACAGTTTCCCCTCTGTCCTTTATATCATGCTAAAGAGCATGGCATCTCAGAAAGTAATGTGACCTGA